From Providencia sp. R33, a single genomic window includes:
- a CDS encoding siderophore-interacting protein, whose product MATEQPVEKNIYRPAPPQLIQVKSITDVSPSIRSITFTGEKLADYPTDSEGGHLKIFLAPDLTSQPALPILSKEGRSWPEDKPRPFVRTYTVRAIRPDVSEIDIEFAMHDGATGPAYLFARDAKPGHWMGITNPGGPDPLLPNRKHYFMAGDSSSLPAIGALLEKMPADAQGKVVLRMDNPADVRSLKKPAQVEIIWICGDISKTAELISTFKSWDIPATDCAFWIAGEDQIIRDLRRFVRREKGFGRDDIYAIPYWRHGYDEEGYHHERHAVMDNPDD is encoded by the coding sequence GTGGCTACTGAACAACCCGTTGAAAAAAATATCTACCGCCCGGCGCCACCGCAGCTTATTCAAGTTAAATCCATTACTGATGTTAGCCCTTCTATTCGAAGCATCACTTTCACAGGTGAAAAGCTTGCGGACTACCCAACCGATAGCGAAGGCGGGCATTTAAAAATCTTTTTAGCCCCTGACTTAACCAGCCAACCCGCTCTGCCTATCCTGAGTAAAGAAGGTCGCAGCTGGCCTGAAGATAAACCTCGCCCATTTGTGCGCACCTATACCGTAAGAGCAATTCGCCCTGATGTTAGCGAAATCGACATTGAATTTGCCATGCATGATGGAGCGACAGGGCCTGCCTATTTATTTGCCCGTGATGCTAAACCCGGTCATTGGATGGGGATCACTAACCCTGGCGGCCCAGACCCGTTACTACCAAATCGCAAACACTATTTTATGGCTGGTGACTCCAGTTCTCTGCCTGCAATTGGCGCATTACTCGAAAAAATGCCAGCAGATGCCCAAGGAAAAGTGGTGCTACGCATGGATAACCCAGCGGATGTACGCTCACTTAAAAAACCGGCTCAAGTTGAAATCATCTGGATTTGTGGCGATATCAGCAAAACCGCTGAATTAATTAGCACATTTAAATCATGGGATATTCCCGCCACTGATTGTGCATTTTGGATAGCAGGTGAAGACCAGATTATTCGTGATTTACGTCGTTTTGTTCGCCGTGAAAAAGGGTTTGGCCGCGATGACATCTATGCAATTCCCTATTGGAGACATGGTTATGATGAAGAAGGTTATCACCATGAACGTCATGCAGTAATGGACAACCCTGACGATTAA
- a CDS encoding HutD/Ves family protein has protein sequence MKIKCFDITDLPNLKWNDGGGASQEVFCWPVASDYSLRASIATINQDSYLKRYAEGERLAILLNNQNITLTDNKNFMQQLSHVGESAQFSAQQYAAINVSQPNTQLLNFIFRADRWVAKSTLVKETCKLPNNQAGLVFVLSGEWAVSGGNCNRMGVGQGGWWLPDIGEGEVTPLSADSLLIWIELLPR, from the coding sequence GTGAAAATTAAATGTTTTGATATCACCGATTTGCCAAACCTCAAGTGGAATGATGGAGGCGGGGCTAGCCAAGAAGTTTTTTGCTGGCCTGTGGCTTCAGATTATTCATTACGTGCAAGCATCGCGACGATTAATCAAGATAGCTACCTTAAACGCTACGCCGAAGGTGAAAGGTTAGCTATCCTGCTCAATAACCAAAACATAACATTAACTGATAATAAAAATTTTATGCAGCAGTTGAGCCATGTTGGAGAGAGCGCCCAATTTTCGGCCCAGCAATACGCGGCGATAAATGTGAGCCAGCCGAATACACAGCTATTGAATTTTATTTTCCGAGCGGATCGCTGGGTAGCAAAAAGCACTTTAGTGAAAGAAACGTGTAAATTACCGAATAACCAAGCTGGCTTAGTTTTTGTGCTAAGTGGCGAATGGGCGGTGTCTGGCGGGAACTGTAACCGAATGGGAGTTGGACAAGGTGGTTGGTGGTTACCAGATATCGGCGAAGGTGAAGTGACTCCCCTTAGTGCCGATAGCCTGTTGATTTGGATTGAATTATTACCGCGTTAG
- a CDS encoding RNA 2'-phosphotransferase, translated as MQDKTIQISKFLSYVLRHKPESISLTLDQDGWVSVDDLLLHANRHGKKLTRELLEYVVENNNKKRFTFNTEHTQIRAAQGHSSQQVSLNHIAQIPPEFLYHGTATRFVDSIRQQGLLAGNRHHVHLSDNTVTATQVGARHGKPIVLVIETKKMMESGYLFYLSDNHVWLTEHVPAKFIQP; from the coding sequence ATGCAAGACAAAACAATTCAAATTAGCAAGTTCTTAAGCTACGTTTTACGTCACAAACCTGAATCTATTTCACTCACACTTGACCAAGATGGTTGGGTTAGTGTCGATGATTTATTATTACACGCTAATCGCCATGGGAAAAAACTCACCCGTGAACTATTAGAGTATGTTGTCGAAAATAACAATAAAAAGCGCTTTACCTTCAATACCGAACATACCCAGATCCGCGCAGCGCAAGGGCATTCAAGCCAGCAAGTTAGCCTTAATCACATTGCACAAATTCCCCCTGAGTTTCTTTACCATGGAACAGCGACTCGTTTTGTCGATTCAATTAGGCAACAAGGGTTATTAGCGGGTAATCGCCATCATGTGCATTTATCGGACAACACAGTAACGGCTACTCAGGTAGGCGCACGGCACGGCAAACCCATCGTTCTGGTCATTGAAACCAAAAAAATGATGGAGTCAGGTTATCTATTTTACTTATCAGATAACCATGTTTGGTTAACTGAGCATGTTCCCGCCAAGTTTATCCAGCCATAA
- a CDS encoding Lrp/AsnC family transcriptional regulator, producing the protein MNMIKLDAIDRRILQVLQRDGKIQNVELAKEVGLSPSPCLRRVKLLEEAGVIKRYVAVLDGAKIGAGLSLFARIWFKTQDAKTINQFVEEIKQMPEVVECHLMAGECDALIRIVTQDLASYRRFHADHLTQINSIQSIKTEVPMETVKVTYALPL; encoded by the coding sequence ATGAATATGATAAAACTTGATGCCATTGATAGACGTATTTTACAGGTGCTACAGCGGGATGGAAAAATACAGAATGTTGAACTGGCTAAGGAAGTTGGGCTTTCCCCATCTCCTTGTCTGCGTCGTGTAAAACTGCTCGAAGAAGCGGGGGTCATAAAGCGCTATGTAGCGGTGCTTGATGGTGCAAAAATTGGGGCTGGGTTGTCTCTATTTGCGCGCATTTGGTTTAAAACGCAGGATGCGAAAACCATCAACCAATTTGTTGAAGAGATTAAACAGATGCCTGAAGTCGTGGAATGTCACCTAATGGCGGGGGAGTGTGATGCGCTAATCCGTATAGTGACTCAAGACCTTGCCTCGTATCGCCGTTTTCACGCCGATCATTTAACACAAATAAACAGCATCCAAAGTATTAAAACTGAAGTTCCCATGGAAACTGTTAAAGTCACTTACGCGTTGCCGCTGTAG
- a CDS encoding aminotransferase-like domain-containing protein, which produces MTRYEQLAAQIRQQIEDNIWQVGDRLPSLRESVKQSGLSLMTVVQAYQLLESQGWVAARPQSGYYVANRNNAFAAAKGGKGLHLNENVEINASIFGVLQACKDPDIIPFGSAFPEPALLDDPKLAKSLASVARRLSKFNTPANLPPGNEQLRRNIAQRYATQGIHVAPDEIVITAGAMESLVLSLQSVTQPGDWVVIESPAFYGSLQAIERLKLKAIAIKTDPLFGIDLDALEDIASKYPIKACWLMTHYQNPLGGTMPQTNKKRLVDILNKHQIALIEDDVYGELYFGNKQPIPAKALDTKGHFFHCSSFSKCLAPGYRVGWVAAGHHATKIQHLQMMSTVSASVPTQLAIAEYLSLGGYDAHLRKLRLTMEQRQHQMLGAIAKYMPSSVKVNMPKGGYFLWLEFEPPFNAIRLYQLALKEGISIAPGSMFSTSDQFNHAFRLNVSFTWTELIEEAMKTLGRLCHYLIKEKRD; this is translated from the coding sequence ATGACGAGATATGAACAGTTAGCAGCGCAAATTCGTCAACAAATTGAAGACAATATCTGGCAAGTTGGTGACAGATTACCTTCACTTAGGGAAAGCGTTAAGCAATCAGGTCTTAGCTTAATGACCGTGGTACAAGCTTACCAATTACTTGAAAGCCAAGGATGGGTCGCCGCACGTCCACAGTCTGGGTACTATGTGGCCAACCGAAATAACGCTTTTGCGGCAGCTAAAGGGGGAAAAGGACTCCATTTAAATGAAAATGTAGAGATTAACGCCTCTATATTTGGGGTATTACAAGCTTGCAAGGATCCGGATATTATCCCATTTGGCTCCGCATTTCCAGAACCTGCCTTATTGGATGACCCTAAATTAGCCAAATCATTGGCATCTGTCGCAAGGCGTTTATCCAAATTTAATACGCCCGCTAACTTGCCGCCGGGAAATGAGCAATTACGCCGAAATATTGCCCAGCGTTATGCAACGCAAGGCATTCATGTCGCCCCGGATGAAATTGTGATCACTGCAGGTGCGATGGAATCACTGGTGCTAAGCCTGCAATCTGTCACCCAGCCAGGGGATTGGGTGGTGATTGAATCTCCTGCATTTTATGGTTCATTACAGGCTATAGAACGGTTAAAACTCAAAGCGATCGCTATTAAAACCGATCCTTTATTTGGTATTGACCTTGATGCATTAGAAGATATTGCCAGCAAATACCCGATTAAAGCCTGCTGGTTAATGACGCATTACCAAAACCCGCTGGGCGGGACAATGCCACAAACCAATAAAAAACGTTTAGTGGATATTTTAAATAAACATCAAATTGCATTAATTGAAGATGATGTTTATGGGGAATTATATTTTGGTAATAAGCAGCCTATTCCAGCAAAAGCGTTAGATACGAAAGGGCACTTTTTCCATTGTTCATCATTTTCGAAATGTTTAGCTCCCGGCTATCGAGTGGGATGGGTCGCTGCGGGGCATCACGCCACGAAAATTCAGCACTTACAGATGATGAGCACAGTGTCAGCCAGTGTGCCTACACAGCTTGCTATTGCGGAATACCTCTCTTTAGGGGGGTATGATGCCCATCTGCGTAAACTGCGACTCACGATGGAACAGCGACAACACCAGATGTTAGGGGCAATAGCCAAATATATGCCGTCTTCCGTGAAGGTGAATATGCCGAAAGGTGGGTACTTTTTGTGGTTAGAATTCGAACCACCATTTAATGCAATTCGCTTGTATCAATTAGCGTTAAAAGAAGGGATTAGCATTGCACCTGGGAGTATGTTTTCAACAAGTGACCAGTTTAACCATGCATTCCGTTTAAATGTCTCTTTTACGTGGACTGAGCTTATTGAAGAAGCGATGAAAACATTAGGTCGGTTATGTCACTATTTAATTAAAGAGAAGCGCGATTAG
- the cydB gene encoding cytochrome d ubiquinol oxidase subunit II, translated as MGIDLPLIWFVIIVFSMLMYIVMDGFDLGIGILYPALKDSQDRDLMMNSVAPVWDGNETWLVLGGAALFGAFPLAYAIVLDALSIPLTFMLLALIFRGVAFEFRFRADESHRRHWDHAFIWGSIFATFVQGVVVGAFIQGFHVENRTFMGGYFDWFAPFPLFCGFGLVVAYALLACGWLIMKTEGHLRRTMYRILRPLTLLMVAVIAVISLWTPMLNTAIFDRWFTLPNLFFFLPVPLLVLGCTWLILKSAKRQQHDSVPFLSALMLIFLGFTGLGISIWPTLIPPAISFRDAAGPSESLGFMLVGALFIIPVILVYTYWSYYVFRGKITPDQGYH; from the coding sequence ATGGGCATTGATTTACCTCTCATTTGGTTTGTCATCATCGTATTTAGTATGTTGATGTATATCGTTATGGATGGCTTCGATTTAGGGATTGGTATTCTCTATCCTGCCCTAAAAGATAGCCAAGACCGTGACTTAATGATGAACAGTGTTGCCCCCGTATGGGATGGTAATGAGACGTGGCTTGTGCTCGGTGGTGCTGCCTTATTTGGTGCATTCCCCCTCGCTTATGCCATTGTGTTAGATGCGTTATCAATTCCTCTGACCTTTATGCTATTAGCCTTGATTTTCCGTGGTGTAGCATTTGAGTTTCGCTTTAGAGCAGACGAATCTCACCGCCGTCATTGGGATCACGCGTTCATTTGGGGTTCTATTTTTGCCACATTCGTTCAAGGTGTTGTCGTGGGTGCCTTTATCCAAGGTTTCCACGTGGAAAATCGCACCTTTATGGGCGGCTACTTTGATTGGTTTGCCCCTTTCCCACTGTTTTGTGGTTTTGGTTTAGTTGTCGCATATGCCTTACTGGCATGCGGTTGGCTAATCATGAAAACAGAGGGGCACCTACGCCGCACGATGTACCGCATTCTTCGCCCACTAACCTTATTGATGGTTGCAGTGATTGCGGTTATCAGCTTATGGACCCCAATGCTTAATACAGCGATTTTTGACCGCTGGTTCACGCTGCCAAACTTGTTCTTCTTCTTGCCTGTTCCATTATTGGTTCTGGGTTGTACATGGTTAATCTTAAAAAGTGCGAAGCGCCAGCAACATGACAGCGTGCCATTTTTATCCGCATTGATGTTGATCTTCCTCGGCTTTACTGGTCTTGGGATTAGCATTTGGCCGACGCTCATTCCACCCGCAATTAGCTTCCGTGACGCGGCGGGTCCCTCTGAAAGTTTAGGCTTTATGTTAGTGGGCGCGTTATTCATTATTCCTGTTATTTTGGTTTATACCTATTGGAGTTACTATGTCTTCAGAGGAAAAATTACCCCAGACCAAGGCTACCATTGA
- a CDS encoding cytochrome ubiquinol oxidase subunit I, whose product MFGLTALELARIQFAFTVSFHIIFPAITIGLASFLAVLQGLWLKTRDEDYIKLFHFWTKVFAVNFGMGVVSGLVMAYQFGTNWSFFSDFAGGITGPLLTYEVLTAFFLEAGFLGVMLFGMNRVGEKLHFFATCMVALGTIISTFWILASNSFMQTPQGFEIIDGRIVPVDWLAVIFNPSFPYRLLHMTTAAFLAAAFFIGASAAWHLLKGNKSSAMKKMFSMSLWLILVLAPLQALIGDAHGLNTLKHQPVKVAAMEGHWENKPGEATPLILFGIPNQEKEKTEYAIEIPYLASLILTHSIDKQVPALKEYAPEDRPNVFMVFWSFRVMVGLGLLMIAAGVWGLWLRYRKNLYESKTFLRFMFIMAPSGLIAILAGWFTTEIGRQPWVVYGLQRTSDAVSAHGEMHMSISLIAFFVVYGGVFGIGYMYMMKLIRKGIAEDAAHGH is encoded by the coding sequence ATGTTTGGACTAACTGCGCTGGAACTTGCCCGTATACAATTCGCGTTTACGGTCTCGTTCCATATTATTTTCCCAGCCATTACGATTGGGCTAGCAAGCTTTCTTGCGGTGCTACAAGGCTTATGGCTAAAAACACGTGACGAAGACTATATAAAACTGTTCCATTTTTGGACCAAAGTTTTTGCGGTTAATTTCGGAATGGGTGTGGTATCTGGATTGGTGATGGCATACCAATTTGGTACCAACTGGAGTTTCTTTTCAGATTTTGCGGGCGGAATTACGGGCCCATTACTCACTTATGAAGTGTTAACCGCGTTCTTCCTTGAAGCGGGTTTCCTTGGCGTCATGCTGTTTGGCATGAACCGCGTGGGTGAAAAACTGCACTTTTTTGCCACCTGCATGGTTGCATTGGGTACCATCATTTCCACTTTCTGGATTTTGGCATCCAACAGTTTTATGCAAACGCCACAAGGCTTCGAAATCATCGACGGCCGTATCGTCCCCGTTGATTGGTTAGCGGTCATTTTCAACCCATCTTTCCCATACCGCTTATTGCACATGACCACGGCAGCGTTCCTTGCGGCGGCATTCTTTATTGGTGCTTCTGCGGCTTGGCATTTACTCAAAGGCAACAAATCCAGCGCGATGAAAAAAATGTTTTCCATGTCGCTGTGGTTGATTTTAGTGTTAGCGCCTCTCCAAGCGTTAATTGGTGATGCGCATGGCTTAAATACGCTGAAACATCAACCGGTTAAAGTCGCTGCGATGGAAGGCCACTGGGAAAACAAACCGGGTGAAGCGACACCGCTTATCTTGTTTGGTATTCCAAACCAAGAGAAAGAAAAAACCGAATATGCCATCGAAATTCCGTATCTTGCGAGCCTGATTTTAACCCACAGCATTGATAAACAAGTACCTGCGTTAAAAGAATACGCACCAGAAGACCGACCGAATGTATTCATGGTGTTTTGGTCATTCCGCGTGATGGTCGGTTTAGGCTTATTAATGATAGCCGCTGGGGTTTGGGGATTATGGCTGCGTTACCGTAAAAATCTGTATGAATCCAAAACCTTCCTGCGCTTTATGTTCATCATGGCACCATCTGGATTAATTGCCATTTTAGCGGGCTGGTTTACCACGGAAATTGGTCGTCAGCCTTGGGTGGTGTATGGTTTGCAGCGCACCTCAGACGCCGTCAGTGCCCACGGTGAAATGCACATGAGCATCAGTTTAATCGCCTTCTTTGTGGTTTACGGTGGGGTGTTCGGTATCGGCTACATGTACATGATGAAATTAATTCGTAAAGGTATCGCGGAGGACGCAGCTCATGGGCATTGA
- the phoH gene encoding phosphate starvation-inducible protein PhoH has translation MSRQKAATKARREMKRSSRKERSGRFDMNNVASFAELTGIEPIGMAKERRDGSPILPRNEAQKLYINSIKHKQLIFANGEAGCGKTFISTALAADALFNKDISKIIVTRPVLQAEEDLGFLPGDMSEKFAPYFRPVYDVLAKRLGSSFLQYCLRPEIAKVEIAPFAYMRGRTFENAVVILDEAQNVTVTQMKMFLTRLGENVTVIVNGDVTQCDLPDGVQSGLADALQRFSSDEMVSMVNFTIDDCVRSQLCHKALLAYND, from the coding sequence ATGAGTAGACAGAAAGCTGCAACAAAAGCACGTCGTGAAATGAAACGCTCATCACGTAAAGAACGTTCTGGTCGGTTTGACATGAATAACGTTGCGTCCTTCGCTGAACTGACAGGCATTGAGCCTATCGGTATGGCAAAAGAGCGTCGTGATGGCTCTCCAATCCTGCCACGAAATGAAGCTCAAAAGCTCTATATTAATTCGATTAAACACAAGCAGTTAATTTTTGCCAATGGTGAAGCGGGCTGTGGTAAAACCTTCATCAGTACTGCGCTAGCCGCAGATGCATTATTTAATAAAGATATCAGTAAGATCATCGTGACAAGGCCAGTTCTTCAGGCAGAAGAAGACCTCGGGTTTTTACCGGGGGATATGTCAGAAAAATTTGCGCCATATTTTCGACCTGTGTATGACGTTCTAGCGAAACGGTTAGGGAGTTCGTTCCTGCAATATTGTTTGCGGCCTGAAATTGCGAAGGTAGAGATCGCGCCATTTGCCTATATGCGAGGCCGAACTTTTGAAAATGCCGTTGTGATTTTAGATGAAGCGCAAAATGTCACGGTCACCCAAATGAAAATGTTTTTAACGCGTTTGGGGGAAAACGTCACGGTTATCGTGAATGGGGATGTGACCCAGTGCGATTTACCTGATGGGGTGCAGTCTGGTCTTGCGGATGCGTTACAACGTTTCAGTAGTGATGAAATGGTCTCAATGGTGAACTTTACCATTGATGATTGTGTAAGATCCCAATTGTGCCATAAAGCGTTATTGGCCTATAACGACTAA
- a CDS encoding DUF2474 domain-containing protein: MSSEEKLPQTKATIDTAVVSPWWKKLGWMAIIWLGSVLALFAFSSVFKLMMTAAGMKVK; the protein is encoded by the coding sequence ATGTCTTCAGAGGAAAAATTACCCCAGACCAAGGCTACCATTGATACTGCAGTGGTATCCCCTTGGTGGAAAAAACTCGGTTGGATGGCAATTATCTGGCTAGGAAGTGTGTTAGCGCTATTTGCTTTCTCTTCCGTGTTTAAGTTGATGATGACCGCCGCTGGGATGAAAGTGAAGTAG
- a CDS encoding LysE family translocator yields MELHTLALFSATVIPLICTPGPDILFISAQGLSGGASAAWKANFGIILGYVAHAILAALGLAAIVAASPMVFHTIKWVGVAYVAYLAVRMIMSAMKASDVKIQKVSNKAVIGKAFLTSFLNPKGLLVYFAILPNFIQLSESVAIQSLILSATFIISCVVIYGVIGVLFASMHKKQGYNDNKRRITEGVAGGLLTFAAIGLAAS; encoded by the coding sequence ATGGAGTTACACACATTAGCATTATTCAGTGCTACCGTGATCCCACTGATTTGTACACCAGGCCCAGATATTTTATTTATTTCAGCGCAGGGACTTTCAGGAGGGGCAAGTGCCGCTTGGAAGGCTAATTTTGGCATTATTTTAGGCTATGTTGCCCATGCAATACTCGCAGCACTTGGCCTTGCTGCGATTGTTGCAGCATCACCGATGGTATTTCACACAATAAAATGGGTTGGTGTTGCCTATGTGGCATACCTTGCCGTACGGATGATCATGTCTGCGATGAAAGCCAGTGACGTCAAAATCCAAAAGGTATCGAATAAAGCCGTGATTGGTAAGGCATTTTTAACCAGTTTTTTAAACCCAAAAGGTTTACTGGTGTATTTTGCAATTTTGCCTAATTTTATTCAGTTGAGCGAAAGTGTTGCGATCCAATCGCTCATTCTTTCTGCCACTTTTATTATTTCTTGTGTAGTGATTTATGGGGTCATTGGCGTGTTGTTTGCATCCATGCATAAAAAACAAGGTTATAACGACAATAAACGCCGCATTACAGAAGGTGTGGCTGGTGGCTTGTTAACCTTTGCAGCCATAGGGTTAGCCGCAAGCTAA
- a CDS encoding radical SAM protein: MIYPMTDSMLSTLKNDKFSRYAMRYLAIEKKTQSAISEYGLDFEILFSRQTEIQQLKTDLKALGAIFANNGKSIHSRWLSSACVQCRTGEGSHTTFLSLKCHRDCYFCFNPNQENYDGFQREMRDAIGEVDAIAEQNYPLSHIALTGGEPLLFREESIQFFQRVQQKLPQVHSRLYTAGDPLDRNTALALAKAGLQEVRFSIKIDDPKERIEKVLHRIALAREIFPTVMVEMPVIPNTEEQMYQLLMQLDDIGIDGINLLEFCFPLTNSHEYKARNFELKNPPYEVYYNYWYAGGLAVADSELACLRVLKFALEKNLSIGVHYCSLENKHTGQVYQSNAFFQHDEQAMGPHYLFSTKDYFFKSAKVFGDDCEKVAHYLKQANVPFEQELLHGFLQFNPESILSLQPLANLPIALTSHIVEPDENGEPLIKEVRIELTTPTEFLLTDIQGGSCEK; this comes from the coding sequence ATGATCTATCCGATGACAGATAGCATGCTGTCCACACTCAAAAATGATAAATTTTCACGCTATGCTATGCGCTATTTAGCGATTGAGAAAAAGACACAATCTGCTATTTCAGAATATGGTTTAGATTTTGAAATTCTTTTTTCACGGCAAACTGAAATCCAACAACTGAAAACGGATTTAAAAGCGCTAGGGGCTATTTTTGCAAATAATGGCAAAAGCATCCATAGCCGTTGGCTCTCTAGCGCCTGTGTGCAATGCCGTACGGGGGAAGGGAGCCACACCACATTTTTATCCTTAAAATGCCATCGAGATTGTTATTTTTGCTTTAACCCGAATCAAGAAAATTATGACGGTTTTCAACGGGAAATGCGTGATGCAATAGGCGAGGTTGATGCGATTGCTGAGCAAAATTATCCATTATCCCACATTGCATTAACGGGGGGAGAGCCGCTGCTATTTCGTGAAGAAAGTATTCAATTCTTTCAACGTGTGCAACAAAAATTACCGCAGGTTCACAGCCGTTTATATACCGCAGGCGACCCGTTAGACCGCAATACGGCCCTTGCATTAGCCAAAGCAGGGCTACAAGAGGTGCGCTTTAGTATCAAGATTGATGATCCAAAAGAGCGTATTGAAAAGGTGTTGCACCGTATTGCGTTAGCGCGCGAAATTTTCCCTACGGTGATGGTGGAAATGCCTGTTATCCCTAATACTGAAGAACAAATGTATCAGTTACTGATGCAACTCGATGACATTGGTATTGATGGCATCAATTTATTGGAGTTTTGCTTTCCTCTCACAAATAGCCATGAATATAAAGCCCGCAATTTTGAGTTAAAAAACCCACCTTATGAGGTGTATTACAACTATTGGTATGCAGGTGGCCTTGCTGTTGCGGATAGTGAATTAGCCTGCTTACGAGTGCTGAAATTTGCATTGGAAAAAAATTTATCCATCGGTGTGCATTATTGCTCCTTAGAAAATAAACATACGGGGCAAGTGTACCAAAGTAACGCGTTTTTCCAGCACGATGAGCAAGCCATGGGCCCCCATTATCTTTTCTCTACTAAAGATTACTTTTTCAAAAGTGCCAAGGTGTTTGGGGATGATTGCGAGAAAGTAGCTCACTATTTAAAACAAGCCAATGTGCCTTTCGAACAAGAGTTACTCCACGGTTTTTTACAATTTAACCCTGAATCGATTTTGTCTTTGCAACCGCTGGCAAATCTCCCCATCGCACTGACTTCTCACATCGTTGAACCAGATGAAAACGGCGAGCCACTGATTAAAGAAGTGCGCATTGAGCTAACCACACCCACTGAATTTTTATTGACCGATATACAGGGAGGTTCCTGTGAAAAATGA
- the zinT gene encoding metal-binding protein ZinT: protein MTVHKHTLLNTALSAIFAISSFSAIAHGSHSHAHPQSEKALQASKGIFEDSDVKDRSLSDWQGVWESVNPLLLNGKLDAVLESKAQKNKDKTVEEYRAYYKKGYATDVDSIGIENNVIEFTQNGVVNSCQYAYSGYKILHYTSGKKGVRYLFECQDAKSKAPKYIQFSDHIIEPQTSGHFHLYMGNESQEKLLGQLENWPTYYPYSLTDEQIVHEMLYH, encoded by the coding sequence ATGACAGTGCATAAACACACATTATTAAATACCGCGCTCAGTGCCATTTTTGCCATTAGCAGTTTTTCTGCTATTGCACACGGCTCACACAGTCACGCACATCCGCAATCAGAAAAAGCCCTTCAAGCTTCAAAAGGCATTTTTGAAGATTCTGATGTCAAAGACCGTTCGTTAAGTGATTGGCAAGGCGTATGGGAGTCAGTTAATCCTTTATTATTAAATGGAAAGTTGGATGCTGTTTTAGAAAGTAAAGCGCAGAAAAATAAAGATAAAACCGTTGAAGAATACCGCGCTTATTATAAAAAAGGCTACGCCACAGATGTTGACAGTATTGGCATCGAAAATAACGTGATTGAATTTACCCAAAACGGTGTCGTCAATAGCTGCCAATATGCCTATTCAGGCTATAAAATTTTACATTATACTTCGGGTAAAAAAGGCGTTCGCTACCTGTTTGAATGTCAAGATGCTAAGTCTAAAGCGCCAAAATACATTCAATTTAGCGACCATATCATTGAGCCGCAAACGTCAGGACATTTCCACTTATATATGGGTAATGAGTCACAAGAAAAATTACTGGGGCAATTAGAAAACTGGCCAACCTATTACCCGTATTCATTAACTGATGAGCAAATTGTTCACGAAATGCTGTACCATTAA